The following are from one region of the Sphingomonas oryzagri genome:
- a CDS encoding carboxylesterase family protein, which produces MTPPRSALSLVALMLAGAAFAQAMPTSIGHDRQLLIAAIPSAGARLQVTSPSFAAGADIPIANTQYGTNRFPGLGWSAGPAGTRSYAVIVQGELGQDPAAGTSIHLFVYNLPATTAGLPSGMATLPAGAAYGPNVHGLAAPYAGPHTHDTARHAYHAQVFALDTVLRFDAAPDLDALKQAMYGHVLAAGDLVGYATKPAATAPVRIETGFVSGVAGRDPAVTVYKGIPYAAPPVGPLRWRPPAAASTWQGVRNADSFGPACPQPGREMAQGMPQSEDCLSLNVWTGAKPDLAEKRPVYVWIYGGGFIGGTGASPEFDGEALARKGIVVVTFNYRVGVLGFLATPELSRESGHNASGDYGLMDDIAALKWVQQNIAAFGGDPARVTIGGQSAGAGSVGFMAMSPLAKGLFRAGIAESHARDPRDTELRYLSVSYRTLANAEQSGTRYAEAHGAHSLADLRAMPWEQLIQGSDTIDADVETGSTGKPPLFRPVVDGWVVPQGYAATYAAHAQNKVTFVAGNNKDETGAVPETAFDALRARKAPPRGGMPPVSVTLADYLAYAHRKFGPLAGDFLRLYPARDDQEAALQNDAAARDNSRISTWLWGRLWSKGDDKPVYTYFWTHAPPGPGHDMRGAFHGSEIYYAFNSLDAVDRPWTQEDRRIADLMSSYWANIVTNGNPNGPGLPDWPLYDPRKDRVMELGNHFGPIPIASAEKISFWERFLSTQRAW; this is translated from the coding sequence ATGACGCCGCCACGCTCCGCTCTCTCCCTCGTGGCCCTGATGCTCGCTGGCGCGGCCTTCGCCCAGGCGATGCCGACCAGCATCGGCCATGATCGCCAGTTGCTGATCGCTGCCATCCCCTCGGCCGGCGCCAGGCTGCAGGTGACGAGCCCGTCCTTTGCAGCTGGCGCCGACATCCCGATCGCCAACACCCAATATGGCACCAACCGTTTCCCCGGCCTCGGCTGGAGCGCAGGTCCGGCAGGGACCCGCTCCTACGCGGTGATCGTCCAGGGCGAACTCGGGCAGGATCCCGCCGCGGGCACGAGCATCCACCTCTTCGTCTACAACCTGCCCGCAACGACCGCGGGCTTGCCGAGCGGCATGGCCACCCTGCCCGCCGGCGCCGCCTACGGGCCCAATGTCCACGGCCTCGCCGCGCCCTATGCCGGGCCGCATACGCACGATACCGCGCGCCACGCTTACCATGCCCAAGTCTTCGCGCTCGACACCGTCCTGCGCTTCGATGCCGCGCCCGATCTCGACGCGCTGAAGCAGGCGATGTACGGCCACGTCCTCGCGGCCGGCGATCTCGTCGGTTATGCAACGAAACCGGCCGCTACCGCTCCCGTGAGGATAGAGACCGGCTTTGTTTCGGGCGTCGCCGGGCGCGACCCCGCCGTCACCGTCTACAAGGGCATTCCCTATGCCGCGCCGCCGGTCGGCCCGCTGCGCTGGCGCCCGCCGGCCGCCGCGTCCACCTGGCAGGGCGTCCGCAATGCCGACAGCTTCGGCCCCGCTTGCCCACAGCCCGGCCGAGAGATGGCGCAGGGCATGCCGCAAAGCGAGGACTGCCTTTCGCTCAACGTCTGGACCGGTGCGAAGCCGGACCTCGCCGAGAAGCGCCCGGTCTACGTCTGGATCTACGGCGGCGGCTTCATCGGCGGCACCGGCGCCAGCCCCGAATTCGACGGCGAGGCGCTCGCGCGCAAGGGCATCGTGGTGGTAACCTTCAACTACCGCGTCGGCGTGCTCGGCTTCCTCGCGACACCCGAGCTCAGCCGCGAGTCCGGGCATAATGCTTCAGGCGACTACGGCCTGATGGACGATATTGCTGCGCTCAAATGGGTGCAGCAAAACATTGCAGCATTCGGCGGCGATCCGGCCAGGGTGACGATCGGCGGTCAGTCCGCCGGTGCCGGATCGGTCGGCTTCATGGCGATGTCGCCGCTCGCTAAAGGCCTGTTTCGCGCCGGCATCGCCGAGAGCCATGCCCGCGATCCGCGCGACACCGAGTTGCGCTATCTCTCGGTCTCCTACCGGACATTGGCCAATGCCGAGCAGTCCGGCACACGCTACGCCGAGGCCCACGGCGCCCACTCGCTCGCCGATCTTCGTGCGATGCCGTGGGAGCAGCTGATCCAGGGCAGCGACACCATCGACGCCGATGTCGAGACCGGCAGCACCGGCAAGCCGCCGTTGTTCCGCCCGGTGGTCGACGGCTGGGTGGTACCGCAGGGCTATGCCGCGACCTACGCCGCGCACGCGCAGAACAAGGTGACGTTCGTCGCCGGCAACAACAAGGACGAGACGGGCGCCGTTCCGGAAACGGCCTTCGACGCGCTGCGCGCCCGCAAGGCGCCGCCGCGCGGAGGCATGCCGCCGGTGAGCGTCACGTTGGCCGACTATCTGGCCTACGCCCACCGCAAGTTCGGTCCACTCGCGGGCGACTTCCTCAGGCTCTACCCCGCGCGCGACGACCAGGAAGCCGCCCTGCAGAATGATGCCGCCGCGCGCGACAACAGCCGCATCTCGACCTGGCTCTGGGGGCGACTGTGGAGCAAGGGCGACGACAAGCCGGTCTACACCTATTTCTGGACGCACGCCCCGCCCGGCCCCGGCCACGACATGCGCGGTGCCTTCCATGGGTCGGAGATCTATTACGCGTTCAACAGTCTCGACGCCGTTGATCGGCCGTGGACCCAGGAGGATCGCCGGATCGCGGACTTGATGTCCTCGTACTGGGCGAACATCGTCACGAACGGAAATCCGAACGGCCCCGGCCTGCCAGATTGGCCGCTATACGACCCCCGCAAAGACCGCGTGATGGAACTGGGCAATCATTTCGGCCCGATCCCCATCGCCAGTGCGGAGAAGATCAGCTTCTGGGAACGATTCCTCAGCACACAGCGCGCGTGGTGA
- a CDS encoding nuclear transport factor 2 family protein, with protein MRFRTWLFALSLAGLQSGLAAQPARSLAVASPTRAEAALLAAEDARFNAELTHDVATLDRMTSADVVYSHVNGVREDKAGVMRTFTHLPFSSITPSNRSARVIGDVGIVRGSVVRQLPDRTLSDGYLAVYEMRDGRWQLLEWVSAAAPPPS; from the coding sequence ATGCGTTTTCGGACCTGGTTGTTCGCGCTCTCCCTGGCCGGCTTGCAGTCCGGTCTTGCGGCGCAGCCCGCGAGATCGTTGGCGGTTGCTTCCCCGACCAGGGCCGAAGCCGCCCTGCTGGCGGCGGAGGATGCGCGATTCAATGCCGAGCTGACCCATGACGTGGCGACGCTCGATCGCATGACCTCCGCAGACGTCGTCTACAGCCATGTCAATGGAGTTCGGGAGGACAAGGCCGGGGTGATGCGAACCTTCACGCATTTGCCCTTCTCCAGCATCACGCCTTCGAACCGCTCCGCGAGAGTGATTGGAGATGTCGGGATCGTGAGGGGCAGCGTAGTCCGTCAGCTCCCGGATAGAACGCTGTCCGACGGCTATCTGGCGGTCTACGAGATGCGCGATGGTCGGTGGCAGCTTCTCGAGTGGGTGTCCGCCGCTGCACCTCCGCCGTCATGA
- a CDS encoding PepSY-associated TM helix domain-containing protein: MTLLKVHRWVSIVAVLFTLYLSVTGSLIQLIDLRGLLLHSSPYDPNLQAMRGDVNGPGDYAVIGPAYYLARPMPADTDYPALFARTLAAARRAAGGTPIRYLELLEAGGRIEGIAQLEDHPTSPAAAQAGPHQPPHTIFVFDAATGVPLPGVRIPLHNVESQQAPRIVIKSLHRMTTFGNWALWINIFVAAGLLTLIVTGVWVYVRQYRARARMGRRAAFWKAQDWWRTLHRTFSVACALFLTILVASGLWLAVESLVFGYRMADQFAEAKATGRPPSMPGDAFTPLPDAEVPQWARATIGSYAENHPGLPPRAVRLRVYAGYAQGVVISGESEARQLVYNVRSGAPMGETEPGYPAVGFPFGWQAHQWAKQVHNGSMIGLTGRGISLLSGLALLYLSISGIVMYLKLYRRRARNGRRALFW; this comes from the coding sequence ATGACGCTTTTGAAGGTGCACCGCTGGGTATCGATCGTCGCGGTGCTGTTCACCCTGTACCTGAGCGTTACGGGCTCGCTGATCCAGCTGATCGATCTTCGGGGCCTCCTGCTGCACAGCTCGCCGTACGATCCTAATCTCCAGGCGATGCGTGGGGACGTCAACGGACCTGGCGACTATGCGGTGATCGGACCGGCTTACTATCTCGCAAGGCCGATGCCGGCGGACACCGACTATCCGGCGCTGTTCGCCCGGACGCTGGCGGCCGCTCGTCGGGCAGCCGGCGGCACGCCGATCCGCTATCTCGAGCTGCTGGAAGCGGGCGGCCGGATCGAGGGCATCGCGCAGCTCGAGGACCACCCGACCAGTCCGGCGGCGGCTCAGGCGGGGCCACACCAGCCTCCGCACACGATCTTCGTGTTCGACGCAGCGACCGGCGTTCCGCTGCCCGGCGTTCGCATTCCGCTGCACAATGTCGAATCCCAGCAGGCGCCGCGAATCGTCATCAAGTCGCTCCACCGGATGACGACGTTCGGGAACTGGGCGCTCTGGATCAACATCTTCGTCGCGGCTGGCCTCCTGACCCTGATCGTCACGGGCGTCTGGGTCTATGTGAGGCAGTATCGCGCCCGCGCCCGCATGGGGCGTAGAGCTGCGTTCTGGAAGGCGCAGGACTGGTGGCGCACGCTGCACCGGACCTTTTCCGTGGCCTGCGCCCTGTTTCTCACCATCCTTGTCGCAAGCGGCCTTTGGCTGGCCGTGGAGAGTCTCGTCTTCGGATATCGGATGGCGGATCAGTTCGCTGAGGCCAAGGCGACCGGGCGGCCGCCGTCCATGCCGGGCGATGCCTTCACGCCCCTGCCGGACGCAGAAGTACCGCAGTGGGCGAGGGCGACGATCGGCTCCTATGCCGAGAACCATCCCGGCTTGCCGCCGCGCGCCGTGCGCTTGCGGGTCTATGCCGGCTACGCCCAGGGCGTGGTGATCAGCGGCGAGAGCGAGGCGCGTCAGCTCGTCTACAACGTCCGCAGTGGCGCCCCGATGGGGGAAACCGAGCCCGGCTATCCGGCTGTGGGCTTTCCGTTCGGCTGGCAGGCGCACCAGTGGGCCAAGCAGGTCCACAACGGCAGCATGATTGGATTGACCGGTCGAGGCATCAGCCTTCTTTCCGGCTTGGCGCTGCTCTATCTCTCGATATCCGGCATCGTCATGTACCTGAAGCTCTACCGCCGTCGCGCGCGCAATGGCCGCAGAGCGCTATTTTGGTGA
- a CDS encoding TonB-dependent receptor, which translates to MIYWHKSTLALFGAASIPAIALAQSAPAPANMPQPSGTASTADGAQPGAGEIIVTALRRSDSILKTPAAITAITGGDLRARGVVNLSSVQNVAPSVNIASGRDGLQIAIRGVTTTDTSSKGEQDIAFSVDGVNIGRGKARAGAFFDIDRIEVLRGPQGTLYGRSSTGGAINVITNKPKLGEFSGYLNAEYGNYDTKRIEGAINIPLGDKVAFRASASANDRDGYSKPIDYSPTYNGTLYHFASGEARARNDQKDATGRFSLLAQPSDDVTLRLTATVGHQGGAGSAPALETELKAHHDTGSAALSILTNPVPAFLDNNFQQYDASLNWKFGGVQLDVLGSYQHMHYRQQAPSVQDVAANGGGVVNETFMGPGSFGPTFQFYYQQDLVKTVQGEARLSNVNPGHVDWVAGVNYYRENAGENGQSWNALIDDPLDPSAYTFQAGPVNKTVHKAVGVFGQATFHLTDTLGIVGGVRYTHDQIARVGTFALPFNFAASPPVPYPDENGDAICHYPDYCVGAPNNGGARDNKVTWRAGINWQLDPRDLIYASVATGFKAGGFNDYDPATGGIGAYAPEQITAYEVGYKGRPFAGLTLSSSLFYYDFSKMQVNSGSYFPNTSTFALYTQTVPATIMGWENELSWRIEKTTTLDGSFTLLHSRFRDFQAGEYAFTGDPVSFTGRGLDLTPSFVVTAQLSHVIPMGEGRSLTLRAGTKYSAGYYLSDYADGVRYRQPHFTRSDASITYEFGGHRYSVSAFVQNIENKVQRTSMIGYANGGFPYGGDNTTVPSNLPANNLAFYTTDPRFFGVRASAKF; encoded by the coding sequence ATGATCTACTGGCACAAGTCGACGCTCGCCCTATTCGGCGCTGCGAGCATTCCTGCCATAGCGCTGGCTCAGTCCGCGCCGGCGCCGGCCAACATGCCGCAGCCTTCGGGAACCGCTTCGACGGCGGATGGTGCCCAGCCGGGCGCGGGCGAGATCATCGTGACGGCGCTCCGCCGCTCCGATTCCATTCTGAAGACGCCCGCCGCCATCACCGCAATCACCGGCGGAGATCTCCGTGCACGCGGCGTCGTCAACCTCTCCTCGGTCCAGAACGTCGCGCCCAGCGTCAATATCGCGAGTGGCCGCGATGGCCTGCAGATCGCGATCCGAGGCGTTACGACGACCGATACATCGAGCAAGGGCGAGCAGGATATCGCGTTCAGCGTCGACGGCGTTAACATCGGCCGCGGCAAGGCGCGGGCCGGCGCCTTCTTCGATATCGACCGGATCGAGGTGCTGCGCGGCCCGCAGGGCACGCTCTACGGCCGGAGCTCCACCGGCGGCGCCATCAACGTGATCACCAACAAGCCGAAGCTCGGAGAATTCTCCGGCTATCTCAACGCCGAGTATGGCAACTACGACACCAAGCGGATTGAGGGCGCGATCAATATCCCGCTCGGAGACAAGGTGGCGTTCCGGGCATCCGCCTCGGCCAACGACCGCGACGGCTATTCCAAGCCGATCGATTACAGCCCGACCTACAACGGAACGCTCTACCACTTCGCTTCCGGCGAGGCGCGGGCCCGCAACGACCAGAAGGACGCGACGGGCCGCTTCTCGCTCCTCGCGCAGCCGAGCGACGACGTCACGCTGCGCCTCACCGCGACCGTTGGCCACCAGGGCGGCGCTGGTAGCGCGCCGGCGCTGGAAACCGAGCTGAAGGCGCATCACGACACTGGATCGGCAGCGCTCTCCATCCTGACCAACCCCGTGCCGGCATTCCTCGACAACAATTTCCAGCAGTACGACGCCAGCCTGAACTGGAAGTTCGGTGGCGTGCAGCTCGACGTGCTCGGCTCCTACCAGCACATGCACTATCGCCAGCAGGCGCCGAGCGTGCAGGACGTGGCGGCGAACGGCGGTGGCGTCGTCAACGAGACCTTCATGGGGCCGGGCTCCTTCGGCCCGACCTTCCAATTCTACTACCAGCAGGATCTGGTGAAGACGGTCCAGGGCGAGGCGCGCCTCTCCAACGTGAATCCGGGACACGTCGACTGGGTTGCGGGGGTGAACTACTATCGCGAGAATGCCGGCGAGAACGGCCAGTCGTGGAACGCGCTGATCGACGATCCGCTCGATCCGTCCGCATACACGTTCCAGGCGGGGCCCGTGAACAAGACGGTCCACAAGGCGGTCGGCGTGTTCGGGCAGGCGACCTTCCACCTCACCGATACGCTGGGGATCGTGGGAGGCGTTCGCTACACCCATGACCAGATCGCGCGCGTCGGCACGTTCGCGCTCCCGTTCAACTTCGCGGCAAGCCCGCCAGTCCCTTATCCCGACGAGAATGGCGACGCGATCTGCCACTATCCGGACTATTGCGTGGGCGCGCCGAACAATGGCGGAGCGCGCGACAACAAGGTCACATGGCGTGCCGGCATCAACTGGCAACTCGATCCGCGCGACCTGATCTATGCTTCGGTCGCCACCGGCTTCAAGGCGGGCGGCTTCAACGACTATGATCCGGCGACCGGCGGGATCGGAGCTTATGCCCCCGAGCAGATCACCGCCTACGAGGTCGGATACAAGGGCAGGCCGTTCGCGGGTCTGACCCTGTCCAGCTCGCTCTTCTACTACGATTTCTCGAAGATGCAGGTGAACAGCGGCTCGTACTTCCCAAACACAAGCACCTTCGCTCTCTACACCCAGACCGTCCCCGCCACGATCATGGGCTGGGAGAACGAGCTTAGCTGGCGGATCGAGAAGACCACCACGCTCGACGGCTCCTTCACGCTGCTTCACTCACGGTTCCGGGATTTCCAGGCGGGCGAATACGCCTTCACCGGCGATCCGGTCAGCTTCACCGGACGCGGCCTGGATCTCACTCCCTCCTTCGTGGTGACCGCGCAGCTCTCCCACGTTATTCCGATGGGCGAAGGCCGGTCACTGACGCTGCGGGCCGGCACCAAGTACAGCGCCGGCTACTATCTGAGCGATTATGCCGATGGCGTGCGCTACCGCCAGCCGCACTTCACCCGGTCGGATGCCAGCATCACCTACGAGTTCGGCGGCCACCGCTATTCGGTCAGCGCGTTCGTCCAGAACATCGAGAACAAGGTCCAGCGGACCAGCATGATCGGTTATGCCAACGGCGGTTTCCCATATGGCGGCGACAACACCACCGTGCCGTCGAACCTCCCGGCCAACAATCTTGCCTTCTACACGACCGATCCGCGGTTCTTCGGCGTGCGGGCGAGCGCCAAGTTCTGA
- a CDS encoding sensor histidine kinase — protein sequence MRLPLSVHARVVIGAILLTVATLGVTAYAIVNIVTWVISDNMDMAVDAQVRLLTQAVDQAGAFEPERMAMIPDLEKPSEGWGWQVTAGNGRWDKAVPPVTAIYPWPRIHPWRGIYSGRGMTALGEQWHVRRLDIERGGHKITVIVFAPSTLIDAPLHHLRRTIYRSLFLVLLVLVAASLLQLRYGLLPLRRLSRDVLRVRTGEAQGLPDVQPAELAPLANEINALIARNDAGLAAARVNAANLAHAVKTPLSALMLQLEHEGASAESRALVANISDRVAHHLRRARSGAARLGTRARSDVHEALETVLPAIRWSERGGDGPCIENRLPQPCFVTVETEDLSEMLGNILENAHRYARRTIRVDARSDGPFLAIAVEDDGMGVPADEVAHVLQPGVRLDEVSEGYGFGLAIVRELVELYGGRLSLDRSAALGGLRISLWLPR from the coding sequence TTGAGGCTGCCGCTCTCAGTCCACGCGCGCGTCGTGATCGGAGCTATCCTGCTGACCGTCGCGACGCTTGGTGTGACGGCCTACGCGATCGTCAACATCGTCACCTGGGTGATCAGCGACAACATGGACATGGCAGTCGACGCCCAGGTCCGCCTGCTGACCCAGGCGGTGGATCAGGCGGGAGCCTTCGAGCCCGAGCGGATGGCGATGATTCCCGACCTGGAGAAGCCCAGCGAGGGGTGGGGCTGGCAGGTGACGGCCGGCAACGGGCGATGGGATAAAGCGGTGCCGCCGGTGACGGCCATCTATCCCTGGCCGCGCATCCATCCGTGGCGCGGCATCTATAGCGGGCGGGGTATGACGGCGCTGGGCGAACAATGGCATGTCCGACGCCTCGACATCGAGCGGGGCGGTCACAAAATCACCGTGATAGTCTTCGCGCCCTCGACCCTGATCGACGCGCCGCTCCACCATCTTCGCAGGACGATCTACCGCAGCCTGTTCCTCGTGCTTCTCGTTCTCGTCGCGGCCTCGTTGCTGCAGTTGCGCTACGGCCTGCTGCCGCTGCGCCGGCTCAGCCGGGACGTTCTCCGGGTCCGGACCGGCGAGGCGCAGGGCTTGCCCGACGTGCAGCCGGCGGAGCTGGCACCGCTGGCGAACGAGATCAATGCGCTGATCGCGCGAAATGATGCCGGGCTGGCGGCCGCGCGGGTGAACGCCGCCAACCTCGCGCATGCCGTGAAAACACCCCTGTCCGCGCTGATGCTACAGCTGGAGCACGAAGGCGCAAGCGCCGAGAGCCGGGCGCTGGTGGCCAACATATCCGATCGGGTGGCCCACCACCTGCGTCGCGCACGAAGCGGCGCCGCTCGGCTCGGAACACGGGCTCGCTCGGACGTCCACGAAGCTTTGGAGACGGTCCTCCCGGCGATCCGATGGAGCGAGCGAGGGGGGGATGGGCCATGCATCGAGAACCGGCTGCCGCAGCCCTGCTTCGTCACCGTCGAGACCGAGGATCTGAGCGAGATGCTCGGCAACATCCTCGAGAACGCGCACCGCTATGCGCGGCGGACGATAAGGGTGGATGCACGGTCGGATGGGCCGTTCCTAGCGATCGCCGTAGAGGACGACGGGATGGGCGTCCCGGCGGACGAGGTCGCGCACGTCCTGCAGCCGGGAGTCCGGCTGGACGAGGTGTCGGAAGGCTACGGCTTCGGCTTGGCGATCGTCCGCGAGCTCGTCGAGCTCTACGGCGGCAGGCTGTCGCTGGATCGCTCAGCCGCGCTCGGAGGGCTGCGTATCAGTCTTTGGCTGCCGCGATAA
- a CDS encoding response regulator: MKILLAEDDAQLSFGLIRLLRGEGFVVDHCVNGVDAHHLGLVGDYDCGVLDLGLPMMDGALVLEAWRGARREFPVLILTARDAWVEKAAAFKAGADDYLTKPFLSQELVARVRALGRRARGQSAQAVCCGDLSYRPTSGEFRLADQPLRLTAFESRILSKLFQFKGVVVEREKLFDAIYGEEDEAPENSLEVIMGRLRRKIGAAKIMTVRGQGYLLTDTAS, encoded by the coding sequence ATGAAAATCCTGCTCGCCGAGGACGATGCCCAACTCTCCTTCGGGTTGATCAGGCTCCTGAGGGGCGAGGGCTTCGTCGTTGATCACTGCGTCAACGGAGTGGATGCGCACCATCTGGGCCTCGTCGGCGACTATGATTGCGGCGTCCTGGATCTCGGCCTGCCCATGATGGACGGCGCGCTGGTGCTCGAAGCGTGGCGCGGCGCGAGGCGTGAATTTCCCGTCCTGATCCTGACGGCGCGGGACGCCTGGGTGGAAAAGGCGGCGGCCTTCAAGGCGGGGGCCGACGACTATCTGACCAAGCCCTTCCTGTCGCAGGAACTGGTGGCCAGGGTGAGGGCACTCGGGCGCCGGGCCCGGGGGCAGAGCGCCCAGGCGGTCTGCTGCGGCGATCTCAGCTACCGTCCGACCTCGGGCGAGTTCCGCTTGGCGGACCAGCCGCTCCGCCTTACCGCGTTCGAGAGCCGGATCCTCTCCAAGCTCTTCCAATTCAAGGGCGTCGTGGTCGAGCGGGAGAAGCTCTTCGACGCAATCTACGGCGAAGAGGACGAAGCGCCCGAGAATTCGCTGGAGGTCATCATGGGAAGGCTGCGCCGCAAGATCGGTGCCGCGAAGATCATGACCGTCCGCGGCCAGGGTTATCTGCTGACGGACACCGCCAGTTGA
- a CDS encoding RNA polymerase sigma factor — protein sequence MISSIGRRAPTILVDESTPEGERLGLDITEGLSERRRRLARWVAREIMPHEARVRAWLRRSRLDPDDIDEVIQETYCRLSMLDSVEHIDRPDAYFFSIAGNLLARRLRRQKVVPFETIAEIEAYRDDAPTQEDVAFGHSDWLRMMGLISKLPSRCRQVVRLRKIEGWSQREIAEHLGISEKAVEKHVSAGIGSIRRAWIDGDQAADRLKPAIHSAGSR from the coding sequence ATGATCTCGTCGATCGGGCGCCGAGCACCTACCATCCTCGTCGATGAATCGACACCCGAGGGCGAGAGGTTGGGTCTGGACATCACCGAAGGGCTTTCCGAGCGGAGACGACGACTGGCGCGCTGGGTCGCGCGCGAGATCATGCCGCACGAGGCGCGGGTACGCGCCTGGCTCAGGCGCTCGCGGCTCGACCCGGACGATATCGACGAGGTGATCCAGGAGACCTATTGCCGCCTGTCGATGCTGGATTCCGTCGAGCATATCGACCGGCCCGACGCCTATTTCTTCTCGATCGCCGGCAACCTGCTGGCGCGCAGGCTACGCCGGCAAAAGGTCGTGCCGTTCGAGACCATCGCGGAGATCGAGGCCTATCGTGACGACGCACCGACACAGGAGGATGTGGCCTTCGGGCACAGCGACTGGCTGCGGATGATGGGCCTCATCTCGAAGCTCCCCTCCCGCTGTCGCCAGGTCGTGCGGCTGCGCAAGATCGAGGGTTGGAGCCAGCGTGAGATCGCGGAGCATCTCGGCATTTCCGAGAAGGCCGTCGAGAAGCACGTCTCGGCGGGAATCGGCAGTATCCGCCGGGCGTGGATCGACGGCGATCAGGCGGCCGACAGGCTCAAGCCCGCCATTCATTCGGCGGGCTCGCGATGA
- a CDS encoding FecR family protein produces the protein MSTRIIDQEAADWVARMDGEDWTALQEAELERWLRGESRRRGALLAAQAAWLSVEPQACDDAYLPSPRSGVSRRGLLAGGGGALAASLVGGLAWLSGGTSYQTATGEIRRVPLADGSIATINTASRLDVRLASQRREIMLKEGEAWFQVAKDAARPFVVQAGPINVEAVGTAFSVRRQADGADILVNEGVVEAWSDDAGHERVRLVAGQRAFVTDGAGIRVGPMDISSVDRALAWRGGMIDLSGDTLGQAVGEFNRYNRRQIVLSDECLSNETIDGIFRTDDPEGFATAIQASLAVPVQTQGAGDIVIGRAGDKIE, from the coding sequence ATGTCGACCAGGATTATCGACCAGGAGGCGGCAGACTGGGTCGCCCGGATGGACGGCGAAGACTGGACGGCGCTGCAGGAGGCCGAACTCGAACGGTGGCTACGCGGCGAGTCCCGGCGCCGGGGCGCGCTGCTCGCCGCCCAGGCGGCGTGGCTGAGCGTCGAACCACAGGCATGCGATGACGCATATCTTCCGTCGCCTCGCAGCGGCGTCTCTCGGCGTGGACTGCTCGCGGGCGGCGGCGGTGCGCTCGCCGCATCGCTGGTCGGTGGGCTGGCATGGCTGTCGGGCGGCACCTCCTACCAGACGGCGACCGGCGAGATCAGGCGCGTCCCGCTGGCGGACGGCTCGATCGCGACGATCAACACGGCCAGCCGGCTCGACGTGAGGTTGGCGAGCCAGCGCCGCGAGATCATGCTGAAAGAGGGCGAGGCCTGGTTCCAGGTCGCCAAGGATGCCGCGCGACCGTTCGTCGTCCAGGCCGGCCCGATCAATGTCGAGGCGGTCGGCACGGCCTTCTCCGTGCGGCGCCAGGCCGACGGCGCCGACATCCTGGTCAACGAGGGGGTGGTCGAAGCCTGGTCGGACGACGCCGGTCACGAGCGCGTCCGACTGGTCGCCGGCCAGCGCGCGTTCGTGACGGATGGCGCCGGCATTCGCGTTGGACCGATGGACATATCGTCGGTGGACCGCGCTCTCGCATGGCGGGGCGGCATGATCGATCTCTCCGGTGACACGCTTGGGCAGGCGGTGGGGGAGTTCAACCGCTATAATCGGCGACAGATCGTGCTGAGCGACGAGTGCCTCTCGAATGAAACGATAGACGGCATCTTCCGAACCGACGATCCCGAAGGCTTCGCGACCGCCATCCAGGCCAGTCTCGCCGTGCCGGTCCAGACGCAGGGCGCGGGCGACATCGTCATTGGGCGAGCGGGCGATAAGATCGAGTGA